A region of Lycium barbarum isolate Lr01 chromosome 1, ASM1917538v2, whole genome shotgun sequence DNA encodes the following proteins:
- the LOC132637080 gene encoding enoyl-[acyl-carrier-protein] reductase [NADH] 1, chloroplastic-like isoform X2 yields the protein MCPFFYITHSSLFSSEFLEMAANATPGLQITAVKQCTSASRRFSKLSNVNFGFESKSRSCTELKSSSYVSLTKLNQSYKSVSAKYERMVPKAMSGASDNDPASGLPIDLRGKRAFIAGIADDNGYGWAIAKALAAAGAEILVGTWVPALNIFETSLRRGKFDESRVLPDGSLMEIAKVYPLDAVYDSPEDVPEDVKANKRYAGSSNWTVKEAAECVKQDFGTIDILVHSLANGPEVSKPLLETSRKGYLAAVSASGYSFVSLLRHFLPIINPGGASISLTYIASERIIPGYGGGMSSAKAALESDTKVLAFEAGRKQKVRINTISAGPLGSRAAKAIGFIDMMINYSLENAPLQKELYAEEVGNAAAFLVSPLASAITGATIYVDNGLNAMGVGVDSPAFEGLDIPKDNKS from the exons ATGTGTCCCTTCTTCTATATCACTC ACTCTTCATTATTCTCAAGTGAATTTCTCGAAATGGCTGCAAATGCAACTCCTGGCCTGCAAATTACAGCAGTCAAACAATGCACTTCTGCTTCTCGACGTTTTTCAAAGTTGAGCAATGTGAATTTTGGTTTTGAAAGTAAAAGCAGATCCTGTACTGAGCTTAAAAGTTCATCTTATGTCTCATTAACAAAGCTGAATCAGAGCTATAAGTCAGTTTCCGCAAAATATGAGAGGATGGTTCCAAAAGCAATGTCCGGAGCAAGTGATAATGACCCTGCTTCAGGGTTGCCTATCGACTTAAGAG GTAAGAGGGCGTTTATTGCTGGTATAGCAGATGATAATGGGTATGGTTGGGCAATAGCAAAGGCTCTTGCAGCTGCAGGTGCTGAAATTCTTGTTGGTACATGGGTGCCT GCACTGAACATCTTCGAGACAAGTCTACGACGGGGAAAATTTGACGAATCGCGAGT GTTGCCAGATGGTTCATTGATGGAAATTGCTAAAGTTTACCCACTGGATGCAGTGTATGACAGTCCTGAAGATGTTCCTGAGGAT GTGAAAGCAAACAAACGCTATGCAGGATCCTCAAATTGGACAGTCAAG GAAGCTGCTGAATGCGTAAAACAAGATTTTGGTACTATTGATATCCTTGTTCATTCACTTGCAAATGGTCCAGAG GTTAGCAAACCTCTGCTAGAGACATCAAGAAAAGGGTACCTTGCAGCAGTTTCTGCCTCAGGTTATTCATTTGTTTCACTATTGAGGCATTTTCTTCCAATAATAAATCCAG GTGGTGCCTCGATCTCTCTGACATACATTGCTTCTGAAAGGATTATTCCTGG ATATGGAGGTGGTATGAGTTCGGCAAAAGCTGCTTTGGAGAGTGACACAAAA GTCCTGGCCTTTGAAGCTGGAAGGAAACAAAAAGTCAGAATCAACACAATATCTGCAG GTCCACTGGGAAGTCGTGCCGCAAAAGCTATCGGATTCATTGATATGATGATAAATTACTCATTAGAGAATGCTCCATTGCAAAAGGAGTTGTATGCAG AGGAGGTAGGAAATGCTGCTGCTTTTCTGGTGTCTCCTTTAGCTTCAGCGATCACTGGTGCAACCATATATGTCGACAACGGTCTCAACGCAATGGGGGTTGGAGTTGATAGTCCAGCTTTTGAAGGTCTTGACATTCCAAAAGACAATAAGAGCTAG
- the LOC132637080 gene encoding enoyl-[acyl-carrier-protein] reductase [NADH] 1, chloroplastic-like isoform X1, protein MCPFFYITLFLEYRLLLFGNTNEGDRIQLQILSYTSSCNYSSLFSSEFLEMAANATPGLQITAVKQCTSASRRFSKLSNVNFGFESKSRSCTELKSSSYVSLTKLNQSYKSVSAKYERMVPKAMSGASDNDPASGLPIDLRGKRAFIAGIADDNGYGWAIAKALAAAGAEILVGTWVPALNIFETSLRRGKFDESRVLPDGSLMEIAKVYPLDAVYDSPEDVPEDVKANKRYAGSSNWTVKEAAECVKQDFGTIDILVHSLANGPEVSKPLLETSRKGYLAAVSASGYSFVSLLRHFLPIINPGGASISLTYIASERIIPGYGGGMSSAKAALESDTKVLAFEAGRKQKVRINTISAGPLGSRAAKAIGFIDMMINYSLENAPLQKELYAEEVGNAAAFLVSPLASAITGATIYVDNGLNAMGVGVDSPAFEGLDIPKDNKS, encoded by the exons ATGTGTCCCTTCTTCTATATCACTC TGTTCCTTGAGTATAGGCTTCTTTTATTTGGAAATACCAATGAAGGGGACAGAATACAACTACAAATTCTAAGCTATACGTCTAGTTGCAATT ACTCTTCATTATTCTCAAGTGAATTTCTCGAAATGGCTGCAAATGCAACTCCTGGCCTGCAAATTACAGCAGTCAAACAATGCACTTCTGCTTCTCGACGTTTTTCAAAGTTGAGCAATGTGAATTTTGGTTTTGAAAGTAAAAGCAGATCCTGTACTGAGCTTAAAAGTTCATCTTATGTCTCATTAACAAAGCTGAATCAGAGCTATAAGTCAGTTTCCGCAAAATATGAGAGGATGGTTCCAAAAGCAATGTCCGGAGCAAGTGATAATGACCCTGCTTCAGGGTTGCCTATCGACTTAAGAG GTAAGAGGGCGTTTATTGCTGGTATAGCAGATGATAATGGGTATGGTTGGGCAATAGCAAAGGCTCTTGCAGCTGCAGGTGCTGAAATTCTTGTTGGTACATGGGTGCCT GCACTGAACATCTTCGAGACAAGTCTACGACGGGGAAAATTTGACGAATCGCGAGT GTTGCCAGATGGTTCATTGATGGAAATTGCTAAAGTTTACCCACTGGATGCAGTGTATGACAGTCCTGAAGATGTTCCTGAGGAT GTGAAAGCAAACAAACGCTATGCAGGATCCTCAAATTGGACAGTCAAG GAAGCTGCTGAATGCGTAAAACAAGATTTTGGTACTATTGATATCCTTGTTCATTCACTTGCAAATGGTCCAGAG GTTAGCAAACCTCTGCTAGAGACATCAAGAAAAGGGTACCTTGCAGCAGTTTCTGCCTCAGGTTATTCATTTGTTTCACTATTGAGGCATTTTCTTCCAATAATAAATCCAG GTGGTGCCTCGATCTCTCTGACATACATTGCTTCTGAAAGGATTATTCCTGG ATATGGAGGTGGTATGAGTTCGGCAAAAGCTGCTTTGGAGAGTGACACAAAA GTCCTGGCCTTTGAAGCTGGAAGGAAACAAAAAGTCAGAATCAACACAATATCTGCAG GTCCACTGGGAAGTCGTGCCGCAAAAGCTATCGGATTCATTGATATGATGATAAATTACTCATTAGAGAATGCTCCATTGCAAAAGGAGTTGTATGCAG AGGAGGTAGGAAATGCTGCTGCTTTTCTGGTGTCTCCTTTAGCTTCAGCGATCACTGGTGCAACCATATATGTCGACAACGGTCTCAACGCAATGGGGGTTGGAGTTGATAGTCCAGCTTTTGAAGGTCTTGACATTCCAAAAGACAATAAGAGCTAG
- the LOC132637080 gene encoding enoyl-[acyl-carrier-protein] reductase [NADH] 2, chloroplastic-like isoform X3 has protein sequence MAANATPGLQITAVKQCTSASRRFSKLSNVNFGFESKSRSCTELKSSSYVSLTKLNQSYKSVSAKYERMVPKAMSGASDNDPASGLPIDLRGKRAFIAGIADDNGYGWAIAKALAAAGAEILVGTWVPALNIFETSLRRGKFDESRVLPDGSLMEIAKVYPLDAVYDSPEDVPEDVKANKRYAGSSNWTVKEAAECVKQDFGTIDILVHSLANGPEVSKPLLETSRKGYLAAVSASGYSFVSLLRHFLPIINPGGASISLTYIASERIIPGYGGGMSSAKAALESDTKVLAFEAGRKQKVRINTISAGPLGSRAAKAIGFIDMMINYSLENAPLQKELYAEEVGNAAAFLVSPLASAITGATIYVDNGLNAMGVGVDSPAFEGLDIPKDNKS, from the exons ATGGCTGCAAATGCAACTCCTGGCCTGCAAATTACAGCAGTCAAACAATGCACTTCTGCTTCTCGACGTTTTTCAAAGTTGAGCAATGTGAATTTTGGTTTTGAAAGTAAAAGCAGATCCTGTACTGAGCTTAAAAGTTCATCTTATGTCTCATTAACAAAGCTGAATCAGAGCTATAAGTCAGTTTCCGCAAAATATGAGAGGATGGTTCCAAAAGCAATGTCCGGAGCAAGTGATAATGACCCTGCTTCAGGGTTGCCTATCGACTTAAGAG GTAAGAGGGCGTTTATTGCTGGTATAGCAGATGATAATGGGTATGGTTGGGCAATAGCAAAGGCTCTTGCAGCTGCAGGTGCTGAAATTCTTGTTGGTACATGGGTGCCT GCACTGAACATCTTCGAGACAAGTCTACGACGGGGAAAATTTGACGAATCGCGAGT GTTGCCAGATGGTTCATTGATGGAAATTGCTAAAGTTTACCCACTGGATGCAGTGTATGACAGTCCTGAAGATGTTCCTGAGGAT GTGAAAGCAAACAAACGCTATGCAGGATCCTCAAATTGGACAGTCAAG GAAGCTGCTGAATGCGTAAAACAAGATTTTGGTACTATTGATATCCTTGTTCATTCACTTGCAAATGGTCCAGAG GTTAGCAAACCTCTGCTAGAGACATCAAGAAAAGGGTACCTTGCAGCAGTTTCTGCCTCAGGTTATTCATTTGTTTCACTATTGAGGCATTTTCTTCCAATAATAAATCCAG GTGGTGCCTCGATCTCTCTGACATACATTGCTTCTGAAAGGATTATTCCTGG ATATGGAGGTGGTATGAGTTCGGCAAAAGCTGCTTTGGAGAGTGACACAAAA GTCCTGGCCTTTGAAGCTGGAAGGAAACAAAAAGTCAGAATCAACACAATATCTGCAG GTCCACTGGGAAGTCGTGCCGCAAAAGCTATCGGATTCATTGATATGATGATAAATTACTCATTAGAGAATGCTCCATTGCAAAAGGAGTTGTATGCAG AGGAGGTAGGAAATGCTGCTGCTTTTCTGGTGTCTCCTTTAGCTTCAGCGATCACTGGTGCAACCATATATGTCGACAACGGTCTCAACGCAATGGGGGTTGGAGTTGATAGTCCAGCTTTTGAAGGTCTTGACATTCCAAAAGACAATAAGAGCTAG